The following proteins are co-located in the Legionella adelaidensis genome:
- a CDS encoding sensor histidine kinase yields the protein MYATYSKQELEDEITKLKNKTTSQNDIIHRQSKEIHWLTAELKKKSQYDQLFYKNIHNLLFDNIHFLFQNCIEATALLDSHLNLIIFNNSFEKVIPLIFSTQINYSTNFKLVIATCPKLEIKIISACEQLSIGQKKNITIENSPDKIEELYHFELTIHKLQNTKKEIEYIFSLQDFSEYKRNEIRERKEQVQFARMAKQKALKELSATIAHELIQPLTAIKTYCYGALLQAKKNPQKTIDFTYPLEKIALHSSHAAELVNRLRNFMKEETLFLNQTNLHELIKKALNYLFYESNHPTLIFTFDLDERIPEAMLDGLKIMQLFINLGRNSIEALQDTKEAHPKIYVKTEWKNNIIHVNFRDNGPGIPPYIQERLLHTPYTTKSQGMGLGLSICRAIVQSHGGIFQVKQHKEKGAWFYFTLSVKG from the coding sequence ATGTACGCTACTTATTCAAAACAAGAGCTAGAAGATGAAATTACCAAATTAAAAAATAAGACGACATCCCAGAATGATATTATCCACCGTCAATCAAAAGAAATTCATTGGCTAACTGCAGAACTGAAAAAAAAATCACAATATGACCAGCTGTTTTACAAAAATATACATAACCTTCTTTTCGATAACATTCATTTTTTATTTCAGAATTGCATAGAAGCTACAGCGCTATTAGATTCCCATCTCAATTTAATAATTTTTAATAACTCATTCGAAAAAGTTATTCCTCTCATTTTTTCCACCCAAATAAACTATAGTACTAACTTTAAATTAGTTATTGCGACTTGCCCCAAGTTGGAAATTAAAATTATTTCGGCTTGCGAGCAGCTTTCCATTGGACAAAAAAAGAATATAACGATAGAAAATAGCCCTGACAAAATAGAAGAGCTTTATCACTTTGAATTAACAATCCACAAACTACAGAATACAAAAAAAGAAATTGAGTATATTTTCTCGCTACAAGATTTTTCTGAATATAAAAGAAATGAAATAAGAGAGCGTAAAGAACAAGTTCAATTTGCCCGTATGGCGAAACAAAAAGCTTTAAAAGAACTGAGTGCCACTATCGCACACGAGTTAATTCAACCATTAACCGCTATTAAAACTTACTGTTATGGTGCACTCTTACAAGCTAAGAAAAATCCCCAAAAAACTATTGATTTCACATACCCACTTGAAAAAATTGCTTTACATTCCTCACACGCTGCCGAATTGGTTAATCGCTTACGAAACTTTATGAAAGAAGAGACTCTCTTTTTAAATCAAACTAATTTACATGAATTAATAAAAAAAGCGCTTAATTACTTATTTTATGAATCGAACCACCCAACGTTGATTTTTACTTTTGACTTAGATGAGAGAATTCCGGAAGCCATGCTTGACGGTCTAAAAATAATGCAGCTTTTCATAAATCTGGGGAGGAATAGCATAGAAGCATTGCAAGATACTAAAGAGGCACATCCTAAAATTTATGTCAAGACAGAATGGAAGAATAACATTATCCATGTTAATTTTCGCGATAATGGTCCTGGGATTCCTCCGTATATTCAAGAAAGATTATTGCATACTCCTTACACTACTAAATCACAGGGAATGGGTTTGGGGCTTTCTATATGTAGAGCAATTGTGCAGTCTCATGGGGGTATTTTTCAAGTAAAGCAACATAAAGAAAAAGGGGCTTGGTTTTATTTTACATTATCTGTGAAAGGATAA